The sequence CTACTGTGTATGTGGAGAGTAGTGGGAACGTAAGATGCTGGACAAAATGACTCCTTTTTCCTGGGACTTTAAGGAATAGCTGTTCACTGCCCCCTGGCCAGGACATGGGACAGCAGCCCATAGTGTGCTAAGATTCCTGACCCAGGACATAAGATCTATTTAGGAGTTTTCCTGAGGACCTGGGAAGAGAGAGCAGTGGGAGGGGACTTGGCAGGggatttgggggggtggggaggcaaaCTTTATATGCCAGCCTGTAATAAAGCCCCTCTCTTTGTCCCTTTCCGAATGACCTTGTTGccttatctctgttttttttccccctctgtctctctgcatCTATCTTCACTTCCgtctcttcatctctctctttttctttctgtctctctctttgtatctttctcattctctctgtaTCCCccctctgtctttttctttcattctctctatTGTtatgtgtgtttatctctgtgattctgtgtctcttctctctctgtctttactgtctctctgtctttctttgtctctctctctctctctctctctcagttccctTTGGGTGTCTATCTCTTTCTATTTTGGTCTTTTTCTGTGTGTACGTACCCATGTCACCCTCTCCGTCTGCTGCTTCCCTCCCAGGCTGGCCACCATCCCTGGCTTTCTGCAGCTGTGAACGGCTCAGCGGGGCAGGTGCCCCAGAGGCAGCTTCCGGAGGTGCTGGGCGGGGCCTGGGAACCACCTCAAGGGGTCGGGCTGCCCCCGCTAACTGTCATTGTCACTGCCTTTGTCTTGCTGGCAGTCTGTATCGTGGTGGCAGTCCACTGTGGGCCAAGGCTACACAAGGGCCATGCCACTCTCGCCACAGAGCCACCATCCCCAAAGCCAGAGGGTGGCATCTCTCTCACCCACTGGCGAGTGCTGGGCCGTCAGGACAGTCACGAAGATGCCCAGCAGGAACCTCCTGGCTCTGACTCCTGCCCTGTGCCAGATGGGCCCAGGTTCAGCATTGATGAAGTCACATTTCTGTAGGAGGGAGACTTTGGAAAGTTGGCCTGACCTGGCTCAGAACAAGAAACCGGACAGAGAATTAGTGCAAAAGCAAATTGGGGCCTGGGCATCAGTGCTTCGTAAGGGCACACATGGACTTAGCTGGAGCTGCCCTCTCAGCAGAGTATTTATACAGAAAGCCCTGTCGTggaccaaagaaataaaagaagcttgaatgctgctgtgagcattccCAGGGCCCAATTTGTCCTTACAAACTTACCCCCTCCTCTTCAGGGACCACCAGACCACTGAACCTCCCTCTCTGAGTTCCTACTCCCTCCTCAactcctcatctcctcccctttTGGTGTCAAAGTGAGTCTAGCTTGGAAGATTCCACCACCCACCCGACCCCTGTGCAGGGATGTCAGAGGCTCCTGATAGAGGACCCGTCCCCACAGCCTGTGAGGGCCAGCCACAGAGAGCCAAGGCAAAGAACTCAGGGGTCTGCCTTCTCTGAGActtaggaaaggaaggaaaatctgTTACCCTTTACCTTTGGCTGTCAGGGACCAGGTCTTGCCAACAACTTCCAAGGCCCTTAAAAGCCCCAAGCACCAATCATAGCTCCCCAAATTGTCTTTGAATTGCCCCCATTATCTTGGAGCAAGACTCTATCTTGCCTTCCCAGGATGGGATAGAGGAaactggtgtgtgtgggggttcTCAATACCTCCCACTTTCTGTGCACATTGGCCTGTTAGAACTACCCTAGCATTTACCCCAGGACATTTCCCAGATCCAGAATCTTCCAGCTGGtgggaaaacaggaaaggaaaaggagctCCATGGAGTTTgtctggggagaggaaggggtgggaATCCCTGCAGGGGGCGGGACATGGAGGCTGGGAAGATGCAGGAGGCCAAGAAGGCAGAACAGAGCCTCCCAGTGGCTCTCTGGAAAGGTACCCCTTCCCCTGACACCTTTGAGCCTCACTTATGTGCAGTCAAGAACATGCAGACAGACATTTATGGAGGAACTTCTGGGTGCTTTACTCTGGGGAACACCTCAGGGCAACAAGTCAACCCTGGGGACTGTCCTCGGTGAGACCCCAGCACAGTCAAGGACTCTGAGAAATAACAGAAGATGAAGAGGAACAGAGACGGGGATTGTAATGTGTGCAGAGAACTGGCTTGCCTCCACTGAGACTGGTAAGAGGCAGCTCTAATGTTAATAGTTGCTCCTTCTTGTGGGCCCACTATGTGCTGGGCTCCAGACTCATCCATGGACCTACGGATATTATACTGTTTACTCCTCATAAAAGCCCTGGGAGGAGGAGCCACTGTTATCTCCATTTACAGCTGGGGATATCAAGTCACCCAGGAGGACACAAGTACTAAGTGgtggaatcaggatttgaacctggggcCATCAGTCTCCATAGTCTGAGCACCATGTTGGGGGCCGGATGGGTAGGGAAAGGTTATGTTGGGGATACCCTTAATTCTGGGCTGGTTTTTAAGTGTTGGAATGACTGATGTGAAGCTGGGGGATCTTCAGGGGCAGAATGGCTGGCacagtgggggaggagaggagacttTCCCCCTTCACTCCCTTGGCTCTCTCTTTACTCTCTGTCATCCTTGGGAGCAGTGTGTTGCTTCTGGCcaatatgtgtctgtgtgtgaagtTTTTTTCCACAGTAATACTGTACTCAGAAATTTGCGACAAAAACAAAGCATTTGCGATAAAAacaaaggtgggagggagggaataaGTCTTGGGTGGAATGGATGGAAGTGGCAGAAATGGGCGTCTGGCCTCCCAGATGGGGGCAATTTTGCCTCCACGGTGTCGTTGAAATGGCTCAGGTCTAACAGTGATGGCACAAAGTATGGCAGGTGGCCAGCTGTGTTGTCCAAGGTCCCCAGCGTATATCCCATCACCTCACACAAACCCTCTTCCCCCCGTTATCCAGGGGACTCTCATCTGGAAACATTTAGCTCCTGCTTCTTTGAGCAGCCCCTTGCCCAGGACACATGTGTGTAACCGTCATGGCATCTGTGTGCTGCCTCaggcccctccctgtcccccaagCCTCCCACTGGAGACAAGGGCACTGAAAGGGCAGGTGGAGCGGGGGTGCTGCCCAGCTCTATACCCTCAGCCCAGCTGGTGGGCTCTGTCTACACTGAAATGATAGCTACCACCCTATGGCCCTGTACTAGGATGAGGAGGCGTGTAAGGAAATGTGTCTGTGCAACCAGATTTGGACATTGCAGATAATAATGGCCAACCACCTGTATCAGTCAGTCTGGCCAGAAAAAGATGGCATACTCAAATAATCTGAGGAGTGTTTAAAAAAGGGACTacttagggacttccccggtggttcagtggttaagactccaagcttccactgcaggggatgtgggttcaatccctggtcagggaactaagatcccaaatgctgcatagtgtggccaaaaaatttttaaaaataaaaataaaaaggggactATTTAGAAAGGGCAGGTGTAAGGAAATTACAAGTGAGAGTGAGCGCTCCAGACTGAGCATCAGTGAGGCTCCAATACCACTGCCAGGACTGAAGGGACATGAGGAGGAGGAAGTTAATGAGACCTGGAGATAGACAGGGTTACTGAAAGGGTCCTTTAGGTCTAGAGAGAGCCCACAGTGACCTTGATACTGCAGGGAGGGACCTGGGGGAATAGATAACCCAAGctcacccttcccttcccctccttctcccactGGGGCTTCCCATTGACTGAATGTgaccagaagccagagggcaagggagccTATTGAAGCCATCCCAGGACAGAGGAAAGGTAGAGAGTAGGTCTGAGGGTCCAATGGAAGACACCTGGAAGATCCTTTAAGTTTACCTGGCATTTAGAGTTTACAAAAAACCCATACAGCCATAGTCCTCACAAAAActaccctgtgaggtaggtagggCAATGATTATaatcccatttcatagatgaggacactgaggctcagagaggtgaaacaacttgcccaaggtcataggaTTCATCTTGAGATGTCAAACTCAGGGACCTTCTCTGAGAGGCCCTCTATGGGAGGAAATGGCTCTGCTAGGCCTCTAGCTGCTGAAGAAAGAAATCCTCCAATCCAGAGTCTTGGGGATGGCCAGGGGCTCAGGGAAGGTGACCCTGGGCCTCAGAAGATATCCGAGCGGAGCGGGAGAGGCTGTTCCATGCCACTGATGAGGAGCTCAGGCTCTTGGGACAGTGTGGAGGAAACGGGCATCACCGAGGTCCCCACGCTGCCCATGGTAacctccctttcctcctgccGAAGGTGCTGGAGAATCTCCTGTGACAAGGAGAAGCTGCTTCCCTCTGCCGGTTCTGGAAcgagggtaggggtggggagtggggtgaggGCCTCACACATTCCCACTCTAGCACACCCAGAGGACTTGCTGGGTGAAtcctccagccctccctctcccccacctccctgcacctcctccccactcctaGCCACTGGGGCTAGAGTTTCATGAAATCCTAGAGCTAGCAGTGGTTTTAGAGACAAGAGAATTCCACCCTCTTTCTTTTAGAGATGATACTCAGAGAGGGGCAGAtacctgcctaaggtcacagagcaagggAGTGGCATGGCTGAGGCTGCAGCCCTGGTCTCTTGGCTCCTGGCCTGGGGCTATCTGCTTCTTCTAGCATCCCTAGATGAAGTGAGAGGCCCCTAGAGCCCATCTCTTCACACTCCACCCGGGACCCACAGCCAAAGACCTCAGAAAGCAATCAGGTATCCCACGGTGGGGAGATGGgacctctcctcttccttccaggggaggaaggggcagggcttGAATGCCCTGACCACTCGGGAAGACCCGGGCGTGGTGCTGCCATATCTCCTGCTGACCCCCTGGGAGACCCTGGGGACCCCAGCTTTTCCTGCCCTTAAGCCTATCAACCCCTCACCCTGGTAGACAATGAGGTGGCAGTTGTCCTGAGACTCAGGGACAGCTGCCAGAATGTCTTCAAGTGTCCGGCAGAAGAGTTTGGCCTGTTCAAGCCGGTCCTCCCGGCTAAAGCCAGCTCGGCCATCCTGTGACATGGCAAACAGGGTCTGCAAGGGGGTGGCATATTCCAGGATACAGATGCCTGCCTGGAGGAGGTAAAAGGAAGACCAGACTCAACCAGGGGCCGGGCAGACAGACGCTGGACCCCAGTGCCACTGCTCAATCTGTAGGGATGGAGTCAGGGGAGGTGGCCACCTGATGGGGTCTATACTGTCTGGTCGGCCTTTGCCTCTGACACCCCACTCCTAAATCAGGGCCAGGGCTGCGTTAAATTTACCCTTCCCAGATCCTCCTCCTAAGATTCTCAGGGCAAGGCCCACTGAGCTAGGCTGTCAACTGCTCCAGCTGGCAGTCAAGTCTGGGGATGGGGCTCTGGGGTTCAGCCTTGGCTGGGTTCCCCATAGCCCACGTGAAATCCTTCACACATTCTCACGGCCTTCATCTAGGGCAGATTTATGGTCAAGAGCATGGTATACTCAAGGAGAAATTGTCCACTTTCTCCCTGGTTCTCTGAGTctcggtttcctcttctgtaaagtagGGGCTATAACAGTCCCTACCCCACAGGGTGGTGGTGAGGATGCAGTGAGGTAGTCAGATGAAGCACCTGGAATAGCATCTGGCATGCAGTAAGTGCCCAATTAATGTTACTTGTCAGTTTCGTCATTCAGAGCTCAATTGGTCCCAGCCCTGGCACCaactggagaaactgaggctcagagaagggcagTGAATTTTTATCAGGGCTTGGCCAGGGCCCAGAGTTCTGGGTCTCTAGGCCTGACCCCTCCCCAGCATTCCCACTTCCCTGCACACTCACCGGCTGCCCATTCTCCAGAATCTCATAGATGCTGTTGGTGTAAACCCGGCCCTTGATGCCAGCACGGTCAGCACTTTGCTGGGGCAGCTTGTGTAGGAATCGAATGTTAGGGTCAGCCATGCTCAGGTCGTCAGGCACCCCACAGTCCAACGGGAAGAGGATGTGCAGCCGTTGGCTTCCTGCGCCCCGTAGCACATTGTTGTGGAACTGATTGTAAATTTGGATCCGGGCCTGGAGCCCTGGGGTGGAGAGGCCCAAGAAGTCATTTCCACCAACTGTGTCTCCCACCCAACTCAGGACAGAGACCCACATCATTGTTCCCCTCAATGTGTGGGTGCAAGAGAACCGAGGGGCCAGTCCACTCACATTGCCTGGGAGGCCAGGACGGGAAGAGCATGTGAGCATCCTCCCCGCCCCTCCACCTACTCCCAccacccctttctctccctcacttGACCTTTGTCCAGATTTCTGTCAGCCCCACTCCTTCCCACCACAGCTTTCAGGGCTCTGAGAGGCAGGAAGAGTCCTGGGAGGTGACATGCCAGCAGGCCCACGTGCCCTGAGCCAGGCCTCTAGAGGAAGCCCTGGTGTCAAGGGAAGGCAGCCATGAGACAGGGAAGAACCATGGCCTTGACCAGCAAGTCAGAGGAATGAGACACGACCCGTGGGCTCCCAGTGGGGTAGTCAAGGGTCCAGGCTCTggacaggcctgggttcaaatcctgtctcctCCTCTAACTTAGCTGTGTCACTTTGGACAGGTCACTGTATCTCTCAGAATAGCTGTGAAAACAGGGGTGATGATTATCCCTTCCTCACAGGGTGTGAATTAAAAGAGAAAGTGCGCGTGAAGGGCATACAGcatgcagcaaatatttattgaaagaattcATGGGTGACTTGGGACAAGTCACTTAATGGACCTAAGCTCCAAATTTCTTCCTGTCAACCAGGCATAATAATAACAGCTTCACGCTTACAAGATTGTTTTGGGAATCAAATGGTTTGTTAGacatgaaaatgctttgaaaatatagTGAGTTCTGGAAACACAAGGTTGTGTGTCTTACTGTCTGTCCTGTAGATCTGGAAATGGGGGCAGAGAGGATGGCTCACCTGGCAGGATCAGCCGCAGGTACCCAATATAATATGACCAGGCCAGCCCATGAGCCACATTGAAGTTCCTTTTTTCACAGATTGCAGAGATCTCTGCTTGGGCCAGGCCCTGTGGAcagcagggtggggctggggggcctcCATGAAGAACAACATgaaccctcctcctcctccccccaagaTTACCCAACCTGCTGTCATTTGGCTCTATTCTCTGCCACTGCTGAACCCAGACCATTACAGGCTCCATCCAAGGACCAGCCTCTAAACTAGTCCCACTCCCAGTACTAAGCTCAGAGCAGGTCACATGTGCCACGCCTCCTCTTGAACAGACCCTTCACCTCTTTGTATCGTACCTGGAGGCCCAGGAGGATGTTAAGTGCCTGTGAGAGGCCCAGGAGAGCAAGCATACAAGTGAAGGGCAGGCCAGCCACGTTTGGGAGGGAGAAGTAGAAATAGCAGGACAGCAGCAGCAGGGCCCCACGGCGCATGGGGCAGCCCAGGCAGGCCCGCACAGCCTTCCAGTAGCTGCCTTGGTACCTGCAAGTGACAGCCAAGCTCCAgaccccagcccagctcagccagaGA comes from Tursiops truncatus isolate mTurTru1 chromosome 3, mTurTru1.mat.Y, whole genome shotgun sequence and encodes:
- the SMIM33 gene encoding small integral membrane protein 33 — its product is MHQFPLGVYLFLFWSFSVCTYPCHPLRLLLPSQAGHHPWLSAAVNGSAGQVPQRQLPEVLGGAWEPPQGVGLPPLTVIVTAFVLLAVCIVVAVHCGPRLHKGHATLATEPPSPKPEGGISLTHWRVLGRQDSHEDAQQEPPGSDSCPVPDGPRFSIDEVTFL
- the LOC101339085 gene encoding stimulator of interferon genes protein isoform X9; the encoded protein is MPHSSLHPSIPRPRGHRAQKAALVLLGACLVALWGLGELPDYTLQWLVLYLASQQMGLLIKGVCNLVEELSHVHSRYQGSYWKAVRACLGCPMRRGALLLLSCYFYFSLPNVAGLPFTCMLALLGLSQALNILLGLQGLAQAEISAICEKRNFNVAHGLAWSYYIGYLRLILPGLQARIQIYNQFHNNVLRGAGSQRLHILFPLDCGVPDDLSMADPNIRFLHKLPQQSADRAGIKGRVYTNSIYEILENGQPAGICILEYATPLQTLFAMSQDGRAGFSREDRLEQAKLFCRTLEDILAAVPESQDNCHLIVYQEPAEGSSFSLSQEILQHLRQEEREVTMGSVGTSVMPVSSTLSQEPELLISGMEQPLPLRSDIF